CCGTAGAGCTTGAAAGGTGCGTGTGGCCGGATGCTGCCCCTTTTCGCGCGTGCGGACGGCGCTGGCGACGCACTCGGCAAGTTCGAGCGTGGTGCGCAGCGGCCTTGTTGCGCGGCGAGCAGCAATCGCCTTTGCAACCTGAAAAGCAAACCGTTCTTCGCCATAATCCGCTATGACCTCCCGCATCTCATCCACACTGGCTTGCGCCAGCCAATCCGCCACCGTGGGACCACGAGTGGTGTCCATCCGCATATCGAGCGGGCCATCTCGCATGAACGAGAAACCGCGCTCGGCATCATCGATCTGAGGCGAGGAAACGCCCAGATCCAGCATCACGCCATCGACCTTGCCGATGCCGAGCTGCTCCAATTCTTCGGCCATGGTGGCAAAGCCGCCATGCACCACGGTGACCCTCGGGTCCGCTGCCGCCAGTTGCCTGGCTACGGCGATCGCCTCCGGATCCTTGTCGAACACCACCAGCCTGGCGCTCGGCCCCAAACGGCCAAGCAATTCGCGGCTGTGCCCGCCACGCCCGAAGGTGCCGTCAACGAAGACGCCGTCTTCCGCCCGCGTAGCCGCAGCCGGCCCGGCATGCTGATGCGACCGTGCCGCACCCTTGCCGCCGAAGTCGGGCAGCAATAGCGCGTCCACCGTCGGCTCCAGCAGAACGGGCCGATGTTCGAATTCCATAACTTTTTCAGAACGAAAACTGATTCAACACATCCGGCATACCCTTGGCCAGGTCCTCAGCCTCGCGGCTGGCCAGAGTAGCGGCGTCCCACAGCTCGAAGTGCGCGCCCAGACCGAGCAGCATCACATCGCGCGTCATACCGGAAGCGTTGCGCAGTTCAGGAGCGATCAAGACCCGGCCGGAGCCGTCCAGTTCCACGTCCTGAGCGTTGCCCAGCAACAGCCGCTGCAACGCGCGCGCCGTCATGGGAAAGGCGGCAATCTGCTCGCGCTTCTTTTCCCACTCCGGCCGCGGGTAGACCAGCAAGCAGCCGTCAGGGTGGCGTGTCAGGGTCAGCCGGCCATCGGCCTGCGACATGAGCGCGTCACGGTGCCGGGTCGGAATCGAGATCCGTCCCTTGGCATCCAGCGTGAGCGCGCTGCTTCCCTGAAACACCACTTTTACCCCACTTAATTGCACAATTTCCTACTATTTCCCACTCTACGGTATGGGATCGGGGCGGTCAAGCGCGTGGTTGCAATTTTTTCAATCACAACAAGGACTTAGATCAACATGTAAATCCGCAAAAAGAAAAACCTCCCAATAAATCAGGAGGTTGCGGCACTATCTAAAAGTCCTTCTTCAGAAGTGGCGGCTAACAATGGCTTTGCATTGTTTTACGGTCGGTCGTTAGCTCCGGTTGGCAAGGCTTCCAGCCGGCCCCGCCGATTGGAGCGGCCCCAAAAATGGTCCGGCCCGGCCAGCGCGACGCCTGGCTCCAGCCCGGACCCGGCTCGCGTTGAGAATGAGTTGCAAGACGGGTCTATAGGCCGGATTCTGTACACCAGGTTTCCCTGGCGGACGATCATTCCTCTGGACGGATCATTGCTGAGCCGCTCTAGCCATCTACCCGCATGCTTGGACGGGCCGCCCTACGCGGTCCGAAGACCGCACGCATGCCTATTTGATGTTGCTCCGGATAGAGGTTGCCGCGTTTCACCCTGCGATGCCGCCGCCCGTTGCCGGACGGCGCGATACGGAGATGGCCGTATCTGTGCGCGCGCTGCGCGCCCGCCCCGCAGACTCGTCTCTGTGGCCCTATTCCTCAACCGCGCCCGAAGACGCGGCCGGACGGCCGTTAGCCGTTACCCTGCCCTATGGAGTCCGGACCTTCCTCGATGGATTCGCATCCACCGCGATCGTCCGACCCGCCTTGCGGTGCGTATTCTATTACACCTGCCGGCTCCGTCCCCGCAGAGACCTCGATACCCTGCCGCGCAAACGGCGTTGCGGGGTTCCTGCGACAATACGCCTTGATCCGCTCAGACGCCGCAGACAATACCCATCACATGGCCCTTGCTACTCTCATCACCCTTACCGACATCCAGCTGGCCTATGGCCACCACCCGCTGCTGGACCATGCCGATTTCGCCATCCAGGCGGGCGAGCGCATAGGCCTCATCGGCCGCAATGGCGCCGGCAAGTCTTCGTTGCTGAGGCTGCTGGACGGCAGGACCCAGCCCGACGACGGCGACATCGCCCGCAGTTCGGGCCTGCGCGTCGCCACGGTCGAACAGGAACCCGAACTCGACGAAAACGCCACCGTCTTCGATGTGGTTTGCAATGTCGAAGGCGATCATGAAGACTGGCAGCGCCCCTCGCGCGTGCGCTCGGTGCTCGAAAAGCTCGGCCTGCCCGCTGACGTACAGATCGCGGGCCTGTCGGGCGGCACGCGCAAGCGCGTCGCGCTGGCTCGCGCCTTGGTCGACGAGCCCGATCTGCTGCTGCTGGACGAACCCACCAACCACCTGGACTTCGAAGGCATCGCCTGGCTGGAAGACATGCTGCGCGCCTGGAAAGGCGCCGCGGTCATCATCACCCACGACCGCCGCTTCCTGGATGCGGTGGCCACTCGCATCGTTGAACTCGATCGCGGGCGGTTGCTGAGCTTTCCCGGCAACTTCTCGCAGTGGCAAGAGCGCAAGGCCCAGTGGCTCGAGTCCGAGCGCCTGGAACAGGCCCGCTTCGACAAGCTGCTGGCGCAGGAAGAAGTCTGGATCCGCAAGGGCGTCGAGGCCCGCCGCACCCGCAACGAAGGCCGCGTGCGCCGCCTGGAACGGCTGCGGGTCGAACGCGCCGAACGCCGCGAACGCGTCGGCGACGTTTCGCTCGCCCTGGCCGAAGGCCAGCGCTCCGGCAAGCTGGTCGCCGAACTCGACCATGTGAACAAAGCCTTCGGCGACAAGATCGTGGTGGACGACTATTCCACGACCATCCTGCGCGGCGACCGCATCGGCATCATCGGCCCCAACGGCGCGGGCAAGACCACCCTGCTCAAGCTGATCCTGGGCGAGATGCAGCCCGACAGCGGCACGACGCGGCTTGGCACCAACGTCGCGGTTGCGTATTTCGACCAGATGCGCGCGCAGCTGGACGAAAACGCCACGCTCGTCGACATCATCAGCCCGGGTAGCGAATGGGTGGAAATCGGCGGCGCCCGCAAGCACGTCATGAGCTACCTCGGCGACTTCCTGTTCTCGCCCGCCCGCGCCGGCTCGCCCGTGCGCAGCCTGTCCGGCGGCGAACGCGCCCGGCTGCTGCTGGCGCGCCTGTTCGCCCGTCCCGCCAACATCCTGGTGCTGGACGAACCCACCAACGACCTCGACATCGAAACGCTCGAGCTGCTGGAAGAATTGCTGCAGGAGTACCAGGGCACGGTGCTGCTGGTCAGCCATGACCGCGCCTTCCTGAACAACGTCGTCACCCAGACCATCGCCTACGAAGGCAATGGCCGCTGGCGCGATTACGTGGGCGGCTACGACGAATGGGTCGCGCAGCGGCCCGCGCCCGCGGCCCCGGCCGAAGACGCGGCTCCTGCCGCCAGGCCTGCCGACGATGCCGCCGCGCGCGCCAAGGCCGCCAAGCCCAAACCGGCCAAGTCCGCCAAGATGAACTCCTGGGAGCTGCGCGAGCTGGAAGGCCTTCCTGACGCCATCGCCGCCCTGGAAGCGCAACAGGCCGAGCTCGCCGGCAAGCTCGCCGATGGCAGCCTTTACCGCGACGCGCCCGCCGAAGTCGAACGCATCAACGGCGAACTCGCCAAGCTGGAAAGCGAACTCGAAGAGCGTTTCGCCCGCTGGGAACTGCTGGAAGCGCGCCGCGAAGGTACGCTGTAATCAGCTTGTCTCTATATACATATAGAGGCGCATGAAAAATGCCCCCGGATCTCGGGGGCATTTTCTTGTCCGGGAGCAGCCGGGCAACCCGGTTGCCTAGCCCCGTGCGCGCCAGGTCAGCGCTTCACCCGCGGCCAGCGGAACCAGCGTCGTGTTGCCGAACGCCACTTCCTCCGGCACCTGGTAGGTCTCGCGCACGAGCGTCAGCGTGCCGGTGTTGCGCGGCAAACCGTAGAAATCCGGGCCATGGAAACTGGCGAAGCCTTCCAGCTTGTCCAACTTGCCGACAGCATCGAACGCCGTCGCGTACAGCTCCATCGCGTGCAATGCCGTGTAGCAACCAGCGCAGCCGCAGGCATGTTCCTTCAACCCGCGCGCGTGTGGCGCGCTGTCGGTGCCCAGGAAAAAGCGCGGGCTGCCGCTGGTCGCCGCCTCGACCAGCGCAAGGCGGTGCGTCTCGCGCTTGAGGACCGGCAGACAGTAGAAGTGCGGCCGCACGCCGCCCTGGAAAATCGCATTGCGGTTGTACAGCAGGTGCTGCGGCGTAATCGTGGCTGCGATGGGGCCTTCCGCGTCGCGCACGTATTCCGCGCCCTCTTTCGTCGTGATGTGTTCGAACACCACCTTCAAGGCAGGGAAGGCGCGCCGCAGCGGCTTCATCACGCGCTCGACAAAGATGGCTTCGCGGTCGAACAGGTCGATCGACGGGTCCGTCACTTCGCCGTGCACCAACAACGGCATGCCGCATTTTTCCAGCGCTTCCAGCGCCTTCGTGCACTTGCCCAGCAGATCGGTCACACCGGCATCGGAGTTGGTCGTGGCGCCCGCCGGATACAGCTTCACCGCATAGACCTGGCCCGACTCGTAGGCGCGGAAAATCTCTTCCGACGTGGTGTTGTCGGTCAGATACAGCGTCATCAACGGCGTGAAGGCATCCGGATTGCCGCCCGCCTTCTTCAAAGCCTCCAGAATGCGGCCGCGATAGGCCAGCGCCTGCTCGGTGGTCGTGACCGGCGGCTTCAGGTTGGGCATGATGATCGCGCGCGCGAACTGGCGCGCGGTATCCGCCACCACGGCCTCCAGGGCAGCGCCGTCGCGCAGATGCAGGTGCCAGTCGTCCGGCCGGGTGATGGTGAGCTGAGTCGTGTTTTGAGTAGACATGGGAAGGCTTCTTAATCTGCCAGCGGCATGCCCCGTTCGGCCAGCGCGCTGAACATCGCGCTGCCCAAGGGGATGACGGCATCGTTGAAATCAAAATGCGAGTTGTGCAGCACGCAGCCGGAATCGGCCCCGCCCTGGCCCAGGCGGAAGTATGCGCCAGGCTTGCTCTGCAACATGAAAGAGAAATCCTCGGAGCCCATCGACGGCGTCAGATCGCGCACGACGTTCTCCTTGCCTATCATCTCGGTGGCGATATCGGCCACCAGATTGGCGTGCTGCGGCGTGTTCAAGGTCGCAGGGTAGATCCGTTCGTAAGTGACCTCGGCGGTGCCGCCGAAAGCGCCCGCAATCGCGGACACCAACTCGCGCATGCGGGTCTCCACCATTTCCTGGACGGACTTGCGGAACGTGCGCACCGTGCCGACCATTCTCGCTTCGCGCGGAATCACGCTCATGGCGCCGGGATGCCCGGCCTGCAGGGATCCGATGGACACCACCGCCGAATCCAGCGGATTGACGTTGCGCGACACGATGGTCTGCAACGCGGTGATGATCTGCCCCGCAATGGTGACGGGATCGATGGTCTGGTACGGATGCGCGCCGTGGCCGCCGCGTCCGGTGATCAGAATCTCGAAGCGGTCGGCGGCGGCCATCATCGGCCCGGGATTGATGCCTATCGTGCCCGGCTTCAGGCCCGGCCAGTTATGCAGCGCGTAAATCGCGTCGCACGGAAAGGTATCGAACAGGCCATCTTCCAGCATGGCGCGCGCGCCGCCGCGCCCCTCTTCCGCTGGCTGGAAGATCAGTACCGCGGTGCCATCGAAATTGCGTGTCTGCGACAGGTATTTGGCCGCGCCGATCAGCACCGCGGTGTGACCGTCGTGACCGCAACCGTGCATCAGGCCGGGCTTGGTCGACTTGTGGCCGAAGTCATTGTCTTCGGTCATGGGCAAGGCGTCCATGTCGGCACGCAGGCCTATCATGCGCCCGCTGTCGCAGCGCTTGCCGCGGATCACGCCCACCACACCGGTCTTGCCGATGCCGCGGTGCACCTCGATCCCCAGCGCCTCCAGCGCACCCGCCACGATCCCGGAGGTCCGGACTTCCTCGAAGCCAAGCTCGGGATGCGCATGCAAATCGCGCCGCAGCGCCGTCAATTCGTCATGAAAGAGGCGAATTGATTCCAAAGGAGATCGTGCGTACATAGGAGGTTACAGAATGACGATATAGAGGGGACAGTCTGTGCATTTTAGTTGCTACAGAGGATAAATGCCTTTGTCTTTACGAGAGAGACACGTTATGCTCCGGCCGCAGGACAATTTTTCCAACAGCCAGAGAAGGAGCGCCGCATTATGGCCACAACCTCCAAACCCGCGACCGCGCGCAAGCCGAACGCTGCATTCATGAAGCCCCTGACCCCCAGCGCCGACCTGGCCGCCGTCATCGGCTCGGAAGCCGTGCCGCGTACCGAGGTCACCAAAAAGATCTGGGAATACATCAAGAAGCACAACCTGCAAGATGCCAGCAACAAGCGCAACATCAACGCCGATGCCAAGCTGCGCCCGATCTTCGGTAAAGATCAGGTCACGATGTTCGAACTGACCAAGCTGGTCAACGCACATCTGAAGTAAGCAGGCAAAGGGCGTACCCCGTACGTCCCTGCCTTCATATCGTCGCGACGCCCCGGTTCATTCCTGGGCGAGCTCGCCTCCCCAGCGCAGCTTTCTCTCACCGCGACAGCCACGCCACAACCTCACCGGCATGGCCTGATTCCCCACACCAGCATTTCCCGAAAGCCAAGCCTGGCGCGCCTCTTCAGGCAGTTGGCATGTTCGACAAAGCAAAAGGCCGGCAT
The sequence above is drawn from the Achromobacter xylosoxidans genome and encodes:
- a CDS encoding ATP-binding cassette domain-containing protein encodes the protein MALATLITLTDIQLAYGHHPLLDHADFAIQAGERIGLIGRNGAGKSSLLRLLDGRTQPDDGDIARSSGLRVATVEQEPELDENATVFDVVCNVEGDHEDWQRPSRVRSVLEKLGLPADVQIAGLSGGTRKRVALARALVDEPDLLLLDEPTNHLDFEGIAWLEDMLRAWKGAAVIITHDRRFLDAVATRIVELDRGRLLSFPGNFSQWQERKAQWLESERLEQARFDKLLAQEEVWIRKGVEARRTRNEGRVRRLERLRVERAERRERVGDVSLALAEGQRSGKLVAELDHVNKAFGDKIVVDDYSTTILRGDRIGIIGPNGAGKTTLLKLILGEMQPDSGTTRLGTNVAVAYFDQMRAQLDENATLVDIISPGSEWVEIGGARKHVMSYLGDFLFSPARAGSPVRSLSGGERARLLLARLFARPANILVLDEPTNDLDIETLELLEELLQEYQGTVLLVSHDRAFLNNVVTQTIAYEGNGRWRDYVGGYDEWVAQRPAPAAPAEDAAPAARPADDAAARAKAAKPKPAKSAKMNSWELRELEGLPDAIAALEAQQAELAGKLADGSLYRDAPAEVERINGELAKLESELEERFARWELLEARREGTL
- a CDS encoding M20 aminoacylase family protein; this translates as MYARSPLESIRLFHDELTALRRDLHAHPELGFEEVRTSGIVAGALEALGIEVHRGIGKTGVVGVIRGKRCDSGRMIGLRADMDALPMTEDNDFGHKSTKPGLMHGCGHDGHTAVLIGAAKYLSQTRNFDGTAVLIFQPAEEGRGGARAMLEDGLFDTFPCDAIYALHNWPGLKPGTIGINPGPMMAAADRFEILITGRGGHGAHPYQTIDPVTIAGQIITALQTIVSRNVNPLDSAVVSIGSLQAGHPGAMSVIPREARMVGTVRTFRKSVQEMVETRMRELVSAIAGAFGGTAEVTYERIYPATLNTPQHANLVADIATEMIGKENVVRDLTPSMGSEDFSFMLQSKPGAYFRLGQGGADSGCVLHNSHFDFNDAVIPLGSAMFSALAERGMPLAD
- a CDS encoding SWIB/MDM2 domain-containing protein is translated as MATTSKPATARKPNAAFMKPLTPSADLAAVIGSEAVPRTEVTKKIWEYIKKHNLQDASNKRNINADAKLRPIFGKDQVTMFELTKLVNAHLK
- the mraZ gene encoding division/cell wall cluster transcriptional repressor MraZ, coding for MFQGSSALTLDAKGRISIPTRHRDALMSQADGRLTLTRHPDGCLLVYPRPEWEKKREQIAAFPMTARALQRLLLGNAQDVELDGSGRVLIAPELRNASGMTRDVMLLGLGAHFELWDAATLASREAEDLAKGMPDVLNQFSF
- the rsmH gene encoding 16S rRNA (cytosine(1402)-N(4))-methyltransferase RsmH, with protein sequence MEFEHRPVLLEPTVDALLLPDFGGKGAARSHQHAGPAAATRAEDGVFVDGTFGRGGHSRELLGRLGPSARLVVFDKDPEAIAVARQLAAADPRVTVVHGGFATMAEELEQLGIGKVDGVMLDLGVSSPQIDDAERGFSFMRDGPLDMRMDTTRGPTVADWLAQASVDEMREVIADYGEERFAFQVAKAIAARRATRPLRTTLELAECVASAVRTREKGQHPATRTFQALRIYINRELEELARTLAAALDLLAPGGRLAVISFHSLEDRMVKQCIAAAARPAAAHARLPLRESEMPQPVLRSLGRVLAEDDEVSANARARSAVLRVAERTETPLPAEGGFAFVKIGSLPGSDLAPPPRRGKGGRR
- the pyrC gene encoding dihydroorotase is translated as MSTQNTTQLTITRPDDWHLHLRDGAALEAVVADTARQFARAIIMPNLKPPVTTTEQALAYRGRILEALKKAGGNPDAFTPLMTLYLTDNTTSEEIFRAYESGQVYAVKLYPAGATTNSDAGVTDLLGKCTKALEALEKCGMPLLVHGEVTDPSIDLFDREAIFVERVMKPLRRAFPALKVVFEHITTKEGAEYVRDAEGPIAATITPQHLLYNRNAIFQGGVRPHFYCLPVLKRETHRLALVEAATSGSPRFFLGTDSAPHARGLKEHACGCAGCYTALHAMELYATAFDAVGKLDKLEGFASFHGPDFYGLPRNTGTLTLVRETYQVPEEVAFGNTTLVPLAAGEALTWRARG